The genomic interval CCCCTGGCGCAGCAGGTCGATCGTCATGCCGGTCTCGACGCCCCACCCGCGGGCGAGCGGGGTCGCGGCCTCGAACGCTTCACGCGTCAGGCAGCGCATGCCGCTCAGCGGCTGCGTCGGCGTCCATCCGGTCAGGGCGTGGATCGCTCGGCGTGCGGCGCCGACGACGATGCCGCGCCCGCCCGCTCCCGGCTGGGGCGGCAGGAGGGCGATCGCCAGGTCGGCGACGCCCTCGCGCACCGGGGTCACCAGCGGCGCGGTGTTGACCGCCGTCTCCCCCAGGTCGCCGTCGACGAACAGCAGCAGCCGTTCGGGGCGCCCGGAGGCGTCGCGCATCGCCACGACGGCGGCGCCCGTCTCCATCGCCGCGGCCTTGCCCCGGTTGTGCGAGTGCCGCACGACGACGGCGCCCGCCGCGCGCGCGGCGTGCTGGGTGTCGTCCTCCGAGCCGTCGTCGACGACGAGCACGAGGTCGACG from Xylanimonas allomyrinae carries:
- a CDS encoding glycosyltransferase, producing the protein MNADHVRGRTDPDIVTNAADGQSEATGRAELPVAKTARPDGGSRARDLQRVAVVIPAKDEQERIAATVRSARAIPHVDLVLVVDDGSEDDTQHAARAAGAVVVRHSHNRGKAAAMETGAAVVAMRDASGRPERLLLFVDGDLGETAVNTAPLVTPVREGVADLAIALLPPQPGAGGRGIVVGAARRAIHALTGWTPTQPLSGMRCLTREAFEAATPLARGWGVETGMTIDLLRQGYVAVEVPCDLKHRPSSNDFKGQMHRAAQYRDVMVAVNARRMRGAFDAVRGVRSGAGSRA